One Setaria viridis chromosome 7, Setaria_viridis_v4.0, whole genome shotgun sequence genomic region harbors:
- the LOC117864882 gene encoding syntaxin-111 — protein sequence MNDLMTDSFVAAAAKAQQGSAPASSAGGDAPELRAFLAEADAAKADMAALRDELSRLRAAHEASRHAVVVGSGGGRAATQAALVRLLGSARRLRARLASMDRRAPAPAAQAAAGLRGRVHDLTADVQALRCQVSAERREDAARRYLTVAGDAPTEEQLDRLLANTDDSDAAMRAALLSAAPAAVAEEQEEAAREVSEVERGLLELQQLFLDMAALVEAQGAPLDDIERHVAAAAGDVGAAEAELREARRLQGEARRRRVCLAGGIAALLLVAVAVAVVAALVLARRGGGGGKLVLHIAADFPAR from the coding sequence ATGAACGACCTCATGACCGATtccttcgtcgccgccgcggccaaggCGCAGCAGGGCAGCGCGCCCGCCTCTTCCGCCGGTGGCGACGCCCCGGAGCTCCGCGCGTTCCTGGCCGAGGCGGATGCGGCCAAGGCCGATATGGCCGCGCTGCGGGACGAGCTGTCCCGGCTCCGGGCCGCGCACGAGGCGTCCAGgcacgccgtcgtcgtcggctccGGCGGTGGGCGCGCCGCCACGCAGGCCGCGCTCGTCCGTCTCCTCGGCTCCGCGCGGCGCCTCCGGGCGCGCCTGGCCTCCATGGaccgccgcgcgcccgcacccgccgccCAGGCCGCGGCTGGGCTGCGCGGCCGTGTGCACGACCTCACCGCGGACGTGCAGGCCCTCCGGTGCCAGGTCTCCGCCGAGCGCCGTGAGGACGCGGCCCGACGGTACCTCACCGTCGCCGGGGACGCGCCCACCGAGGAGCAGCTGGACCGGCTCCTCGCCAACACCGACGATTCCGACGCCGCGATGCGGGCGGCGCTGCTGTCCgccgctccggcggcggtggcggaggagcaggaggaggcggcgagggaggtgTCGGAGGTGGAGCGCGGCCTCCTGGAGCTGCAGCAGCTGTTCCTGGACAtggcggcgctggtggaggCCCAGGGCGCGCCGCTGGACGACATCGAGCGGCacgtcgcggcggccgcgggcgacgTGGGCGCGGCCGAGGCGGAGCTAAGGGAGGCCCGGAGGCTGCAGGGCgaggcgcggcggaggcgggttTGCCTGGCCGGCGGCATCGCGGCGCTGCTGCTCGTCGCcgttgccgtcgccgtcgtggcgGCGCTCGTGCTGGcgcgcaggggcggcggcggcgggaagctTGTGCTGCATATCGCCGCCGACTTTCCCGCGCGGTGA
- the LOC117863717 gene encoding serine carboxypeptidase-like 42, whose product MAGSWRRTPLTAAAAALPWLLLGCVCALGYPESDLVRGLPGQPPVAFRQFAGYVDVDERAGRSLFYYLAEADGAAAASKPLTLWLNGGPGCSSVGGGAFTELGPFYPRGDGRGLRINDKSWNKVSNLLFVESPAGVGWSYSNTSSDYKTGDERTASDMHIFLLKWYEKFPEYKSRDLFLTGESYAGHYIPQLTNVLISHNKESKGFKFNIKGVAIGNPLLKLDRDIASIYEYFWSHGMISDEVGLAITNACDFEDYTFSSPHNESQSCNDAIAEANKVVGDYVNNYDVLLDVCYPSIVMQELRLRKYVTKISMGVDICMSYERFFYFNLPEVQQALHANRTRLPYKWSMCSAVLNYSDTDGNINILPLLQRIIEHNIPVWVFSGDQDSVVPLLGSRTLVRELAHDMGLGVTVPYRAWFHNDQVAGWVTEYGKLLTFATVRGAAHMVPFAQPDRALGLFRWFVDGQRLPNTTNPSTG is encoded by the exons ATGGCTGGTTCTTGGAGACGGACGCCGCTGacggcagctgcggcggcgctcCCTTGGCTCCTGCTCGGCTGCGTCTGCGCGCTGGGCTACCCTGAGTCCGACCTGGTGCGGGGGCTGCCGGGGCAGCCGCCGGTGGCGTTCCGGCAGTTCGCCGGGTACGTGGACGTGGACGAGCGCGCCGGGAGGAGCCTCTTCTACTACCTCGCCGaggccgacggcgccgccgccgcgtccaagCCTCTCACCCTCTGGCTCAACGGAG GTCCTGGATGTTCTTCAGTTGGAGGTGGGGCTTTCACAGAGCTAGGCCCATTTTATCCAAGAGGGGATGGTAGAGGCCTTAGAATAAATGACAAGTCATGGAACAAAG TGTCAAACCTTCTTTTTGTGGAATCTCCTGCTGGTGTCGGATGGTCCTACTCAAACACATCATCAGACTACAAAACAGGAGATGAACGCACCG CTAGTGACATGCACATATTCCTGCTGAAATGGTATGAGAAGTTTCCAGAGTACAAATCAAGAGATCTTTTCCTTACTGGAGAGAGTTATGCAG GGCATTACATACCGCAACTGACCAATGTACTTATCAGTCATAACAAGGAATCAAAGGGTTTCAAATTCAATATCAAAGGAGTTGCT ATTGGAAACCCACTCCTCAAGCTTGACAGGGATATCGCCTCAATCTATGAGTACTTCTGGTCTCATGGCATGATCTCCGATGAGGTTGGCTTGGCAATCACAAATGCCTGTGATTTTGAGGACTACACCTTCAGCAGCCCTCACAACGAGAGCCAATCGTGCAATGACGCCATCGCAGAGGCGAACAAAGTGGTTGGGGATTATGTCAATAACTATGATGTTCTGCTAGATGTCTGCTACCCATCAATTGTGATGCAGGAGCTGCGGCTGCGAAAATAT GTAACTAAAATCAGCATGGGCGTTGATATCTGCATGTCCTATGAGAGATTCTTCTATTTTAACCTACCAGAAGTTCAGCAGGCACTCCATGCCAACAGAACGAGATTGCCATACAAATGGAGTATGTGCAGCGC GGTGCTGAACTACAGCGATACTGACGGCAACATCAACATTCTGCCGTTGCTGCAGAGGATCATTGAGCACAACATACCAGTTTGGGTATTTAG TGGTGATCAGGATTCTGTGGTGCCCCTCCTCGGCTCACGAACCCTAGTGCGTGAACTAGCTCATGATATGGGCCTTGGCGTCACCGTCCCTTACCGTGCTTGGTTCCACAACGATCAG GTTGCCGGGTGGGTGACGGAGTACGGGAAGCTGCTGACCTTCGCAACGGTTCGTGGCGCGGCTCACATGGTGCCGTTTGCGCAGCCGGACCGGGCTCTCGGCCTCTTCCGGTGGTTTGTGGATGGACAAAGGCTTCCAAACACAACCAATCCGTCAACTGGATGA